DNA sequence from the Methanofollis formosanus genome:
CTGCGGGCCGGGATGAGTTTTGCGGTGCGGGCCAGGCGCCAGGATGTGGAGGGGATGACGAGCCAGCAGATCGGGGCCGAGGTCGGGTCGGTGATCTATGATGCGATCCCCGGGCTGAGAGTCGATCTTTCCTATCCTGACTATGAGGTCTTTGTCGAGGCGCGACCGTACGGGGGCCTGGTGTACGACGAGCGGGTTCCGGCGCCCGGGGGTCTTCCCTTCGGGACGCAGGAACGGGTGCTCTCCCTCCTCTCCGCGGGGATCGACTCGCCGGTGGCGACCTGGCAGGTGATGCGGCGCGGGTGCCTGGTCACCCACCTCACCTTCGACGGCGGGCGGTGGCAGGGAGCGGACGTCCGCGACGCCGTCCGCCGCCACCATGCCGCCCTCTCGACCTGGTGCATGGGCCATCCCCTCGACCTCCTGGTCGCCGACATGGAGCCCTTCTTCGAGGCGATGACCGCCGCCGCCGACCCCCACTACCGCTGCCTCCTCTGCAAACGTTTCATGTTCAGGGTGGCAAGCGGCGTCGCCGGGCGCGAGGGCGCCCTCGCGCTGGTCACCGGCGACAACCTCGGCCAGGTCGCCTCCCAGACCCTCGCCAACCTGGGCGTGATCGAGGCGGCGGCCGACCTCCCGGTCCTCCGCCCGCTTCTCACCTACGAGAAGAACGAGGCGGTCGCCCTCGCGCGCCGGATCGGTACTTTCGACGAGGACGCCGGCGACCTCTCCTGTGCGGCCGTGCCGAAGCGGCCGGCGACCCAGGCGAAGCTCGCGATGATCGAGAAAGAGGAGGCGAAGTTCGATCTCGACGGGCTGGTGGAGGAGGCCGTCGCCGGGGTGAGAAGGGTCAGGGCGAAGAACGGGGTGATCGTCAGGGAAGACAAGCGGGCCTGATCCAGATCTGGATCGTTCTCCGGGGGGGTGGGGCCCCGGCTCCTTGGGGGGTGATGGGCCGCATGGAGAGGAGGGGCATTCACCCTCAAATACGGCCAGATTGGTCCTCTTTTCAGGATCGCCCCTCAAATTCCGGGCCGGATCGGGCTTCTTTTTCGATCTTGCCATAGAGACGCTTTCTCGTGCAACGCTGGGAGGGAACCGGGTCTCTCAAGGTCCCAGAATGGTCCCTATGATTGGCAGTAATGTTGACCCTCAGGGCCAGTTGGTACGCCCCTGGAAGGGGTGGAAGAGGAGGCAGGATTGGGATGGGATTTCAAGGAGGTGGGGGGGTGTAGAGTTCAACGTGAACCTGCGTTTCAAGCATACGCGGTTGAATATTCTCGTTGGTATCTGGCGTGTGGATCCTTGCTCCCTCTCTGGAGCAGGACGCCACATGGGACCATCACGTCATTGCCGCCCCCGCCTATCCTCACCGCGGGGTGCAACCCCCCGGCACGAGCTTGCCGGAAGGCACGTCGATCAGACAGGCCGCCCGCATCGCAGACTCTTCTCCGCAGTCTCGCACCGGGGGGTTGCACCCCCCGGACCCCCCACGACGAGGATAGGTGGGGGCGGCGATTGAACAAGGTCTCCACCAGTTCTCCTGTCTTGAAACGAGAGAGCAAGCGACGATAAATTATCATCCGGTATTCTTGAGGCGTGCTTTCGTCTCATGCGCGATTCTATAGGGTCTGCGAATCTTTTCCAGAAAAAAAGAGAATCTGCACCGTTCCCATCAGGGCCGGCACATATGGTGCGCTTACGGCGAGACGATCGAGAGACCGTTCTCCTCGGCGATCTCCGTATAGGCCTCTGCCACATACTCGGCCTGGGCGCGGGAGATCCCGTAGGTATTGAACTTCCAGACCTTCGTCGCCCCCGGAATCACGCCCATGATCCCCTTCTTCTTCAGGGCGGAGGAGAGGAAGAACCCCCGCTTTTTGTGGGTCTCCGCGACCTTGTCGAAGGAGCCGGAGGTGTCGACCCTGGTGAGGGTGTGCCGGCGCGGCATCTCCGACCTGATCTCGGTACCCTCGATGGACCTGAGGGCATCGACGACGAGACGGCTGTTTTCGAGGTGCTCGTCCCAGTGCTGCACCCGCTCCTGCACATGCGGGAACGAGGCCATCATCCCCATGAGGGTGACGCCCATCAGGGTGCAGCCCATCATCTCCACCTCCTTGATCCCGAAGGTCCGGCCGGTGAGGTCGCCCTTGATCTGCGTGGTCCTGAAGACCTCCTCGGCCCGCTCTGAGGTGGTCGCCAGGACGCCGGACGGCGCGGGTGCGGCCATGCTCTTGTGGCCCGACCCGACCACGAAGTCGGCGCCCAGGACCTTGCCGTCCACCGGCATGATC
Encoded proteins:
- the thiI gene encoding tRNA uracil 4-sulfurtransferase ThiI, with the protein product MGTVLVRFGELFLKSENVRRLYLRKLQHNMDLALTASGVEHEFEVHRDRLLVHGPDAAAIARVAARTFGLVDVAVCTQTGPTIPQMGAAAFALARRHLRAGMSFAVRARRQDVEGMTSQQIGAEVGSVIYDAIPGLRVDLSYPDYEVFVEARPYGGLVYDERVPAPGGLPFGTQERVLSLLSAGIDSPVATWQVMRRGCLVTHLTFDGGRWQGADVRDAVRRHHAALSTWCMGHPLDLLVADMEPFFEAMTAAADPHYRCLLCKRFMFRVASGVAGREGALALVTGDNLGQVASQTLANLGVIEAAADLPVLRPLLTYEKNEAVALARRIGTFDEDAGDLSCAAVPKRPATQAKLAMIEKEEAKFDLDGLVEEAVAGVRRVRAKNGVIVREDKRA
- the pscS gene encoding O-phospho-L-seryl-tRNA:Cys-tRNA synthase; its protein translation is MKCTAAIDLRDVEEMYINIDPIQAGGRLTADAMKAVIAYGDGYSVCDNCRKPFRLDYIQKPPIADFHQDLAKFVGMDEARVVPGARRGFQAVAGTYVQKGDPVMLTGLSHYTEFIAVENAGGVPLEIPKNDQNIITAEAAAARIEEAEQTFGRSPVLLFIDQVDYQYGNLHEVKEIARVAHSHDIPVLVNGAYTVGIMPVDGKVLGADFVVGSGHKSMAAPAPSGVLATTSERAEEVFRTTQIKGDLTGRTFGIKEVEMMGCTLMGVTLMGMMASFPHVQERVQHWDEHLENSRLVVDALRSIEGTEIRSEMPRRHTLTRVDTSGSFDKVAETHKKRGFFLSSALKKKGIMGVIPGATKVWKFNTYGISRAQAEYVAEAYTEIAEENGLSIVSP